From Pseudofrankia saprophytica, a single genomic window includes:
- a CDS encoding MFS transporter, producing MLSRGLEREVATTTPEMSGGSPEVGGGSPERSAGPPDRPAVGRSAGDARRAPAPRSLEAPATEASATGAPGGGRPAAPSGGTFAALRVPNYRRFMTGQVISMCGTWMQTIALGWLVLSLGASGTLLGVVTAAQFLPVLVFGAYGGLVADRTDTRRLLICTASLQALLAAGLGVLVLTDVVTLWMVVAFAGCLGLTQAVDNPARQSFVQELVGPETLSNAVTLNSVTMNAARVVGPAIAGATITLLGNGMCFVLNALSFAAVLVALGRLDRAALRPNPPVPRAPGQIREGFHYAIRTAGIRIPLTMMVLTGTLAYEFQVTLPLVARETFHGTAATYSLLTGAMGAGAVVGGLLVARRRLTGSRALVAVAGVFGALLLLSAAAPTLTVLVAALVITGAASVTFIATGNATVQLSAEPRMRGRVMALWSMAFLGTTPLGGPIAGAVSEAFGARAGLVLAGIAAVAAALIGLASLRRIQARPAPAAVEPSAGVGTATGVTVAATQVRGARQAPPAGVPSGGQPAGRPVPSPST from the coding sequence ATGCTGTCGCGGGGACTGGAACGCGAGGTGGCGACGACCACGCCGGAGATGAGCGGCGGATCGCCCGAGGTGGGCGGCGGATCGCCGGAGCGGAGCGCCGGCCCGCCCGACCGCCCGGCCGTGGGCAGGTCCGCCGGCGACGCTCGGCGAGCGCCTGCCCCGCGTTCCCTCGAGGCACCCGCGACCGAGGCATCGGCGACGGGTGCGCCTGGCGGCGGGCGGCCCGCTGCGCCGTCCGGTGGGACGTTCGCCGCGCTGCGGGTGCCGAACTACCGGCGCTTCATGACCGGCCAGGTCATCTCGATGTGCGGCACCTGGATGCAGACGATCGCACTCGGCTGGCTGGTGCTCTCGCTCGGGGCGAGCGGCACGCTGCTCGGCGTCGTCACCGCGGCGCAGTTCCTCCCGGTGCTCGTCTTCGGCGCCTACGGCGGCCTTGTCGCCGACCGGACCGACACCCGCCGGCTGCTGATCTGCACGGCCAGCCTCCAGGCCCTGCTCGCCGCGGGCCTCGGGGTGCTCGTGCTCACCGACGTGGTCACGCTGTGGATGGTGGTCGCCTTCGCCGGCTGCCTCGGCCTCACGCAGGCCGTCGACAACCCCGCCAGGCAGAGCTTCGTGCAGGAGCTGGTGGGCCCGGAGACGCTGTCGAACGCGGTCACCCTCAACTCGGTGACGATGAACGCCGCTCGGGTCGTCGGCCCCGCGATCGCCGGTGCGACGATCACGCTGCTCGGCAACGGGATGTGTTTCGTCCTCAACGCGCTGTCGTTCGCCGCGGTGCTGGTCGCGCTCGGCCGGCTGGACCGGGCCGCGCTGCGCCCGAACCCGCCCGTGCCCAGGGCCCCCGGCCAGATTCGCGAGGGCTTCCACTACGCGATCCGTACCGCCGGCATCCGGATCCCGCTGACGATGATGGTGCTCACGGGCACCCTCGCCTACGAGTTCCAGGTGACGCTGCCCCTGGTCGCCCGCGAGACGTTCCACGGCACCGCGGCGACCTACAGCCTGCTGACCGGTGCCATGGGCGCCGGCGCGGTGGTCGGCGGCCTGCTCGTGGCCCGCCGCCGGCTCACCGGGTCGCGGGCGCTCGTCGCCGTCGCGGGCGTCTTCGGCGCCCTGCTGCTGCTGTCCGCCGCGGCGCCGACGTTGACCGTCCTGGTCGCGGCTCTCGTCATCACCGGCGCGGCCAGCGTCACCTTCATCGCCACCGGCAACGCGACCGTGCAGCTATCGGCCGAGCCGCGCATGCGCGGCCGGGTGATGGCGCTCTGGTCGATGGCCTTCCTCGGCACCACCCCGCTGGGCGGCCCGATCGCCGGCGCCGTCTCCGAGGCCTTCGGCGCCCGCGCCGGCCTCGTGCTCGCGGGCATCGCCGCCGTGGCGGCGGCGCTGATCGGCCTGGCGTCGCTGCGCCGGATCCAGGCGCGCCCGGCCCCGGCGGCCGTGGAGCCGTCCGCCGGGGTGGGGACCGCGACCGGCGTGACCGTCGCCGCGACCCAGGTCCGGGGCGCGCGGCAGGCGCCGCCCGCCGGCGTGCCGTCGGGCGGCCAGCCGGCGGGGCGCCCCGTGCCGTCCCCGTCCACCTGA